The following DNA comes from Capsicum annuum cultivar UCD-10X-F1 unplaced genomic scaffold, UCD10Xv1.1 ctg83095, whole genome shotgun sequence.
TTACCTAAAATAAATTTTCGTCCAAACTTAAAACATTCTTGAAAAATTGTATGGATCAAATtaaatacagaaaataaaatcacTTATTGATGTTAAATTCCAAACACTtaaattacaacaaaagaaaataacaattgaataaaatgattgaaatatcaaactaagcAGGACTTCCATGGAAGAACTGAAATCACCCTATAAATGCGCGCGTCAAATATATGAATTGGCAATGCGCAGAAGGGTAGTAAAAAGTTGTTCGGGTTTAGACATCATGACCATGTGATCAGATCCTGAGATCTCTTCCACTTCATCAGGTGGATTATTTTCAATCATCCATCGTTGAAATTCTTTCGTCAAACCTTTACTTTCCGCAGCAATAATGTACACCCGCCTAACTGATCCGTACTTTTTTCTTGAAAGAACCATCTCCTTAGAAATCTCTTCCGCAGGATACAAATATAGTGGCCTTACCAGTTTAGTGGCCATTGTCAAATCCTAACACCaaggaaggaaaaaaaagtacTAATTTAAATCATTTCCAAgttgtcaaatatatatattgtcgAGGGATTCTGATGAACACCCTCGCCCCTCCTAAATCCACCCCTGACTTTAGGACGATTCTGATTTGCTTACCTCAATTGGGCTCAGCTGGTAAAGATTAGTTGCCAAGAACTTGGGACCCAGGACGAGGGTGGTTGGAGGATTCTCAGGTCCATTGTCGTACGTAACACGATTATCAAGTTCAGGTATTACTGCACCACATGTCTATAAGGAAGTATATTTAGTTTCAAACATGTAAAGAGTATAAAAAATTGGGAATATAAAAAATTGGTACCTCAGTGTAAACGTTGGCTGCACTGAAAGTTGGACCAGGCATTAAAGCAGCAACAAATGCAGCAGCTGAAATCTTTTCTGGAAAGGTTTCCATGGCTTTAGAGATGCTGAGTCCAGCAAAGCTATGGCCTACAAGAACTATTTTTTCATCAGCAGGAAGTGAAGCCATGAACTCCATTAACGGACTCAAGTAATCAGAAAAACTTGCGACGTCGAGGGCCTGTTTTGCGTTGGTTCCTGAAGCACCCAAATCAAGAGCTGTGACATTATGCCCTGAAGATTTCATCAACTCTACTATCTTATACCAACACCAGGCTCCGTGGCATCCAGTATGAATTAGCACAAAGTGCTTCATAGCTTTAGGTCCTGACAAGATAGAATCTGCATATATATGGCAACACAAGTATTAGAACTACTAGACTTGTTAGAATCGTGGGAAAGAAGAGCTAAAAGATTGGATTTGTACCTTATTGTGATGGCTTATGGAGTGCTCTAATTTTAGTTGAGAGATAATAATATTGGATCATGAGGCATCTTATATAGCTCATCATCAACTTGTAAAACTGGCCATGTTCCTTTTGTACAAATTTACATAAAGAATTCTTTAATTTGtcctttaatttcttttcttttaagatcTATAATTCTTTAATTTGTGCCTACTAcccacccacccccacccccaccccgaGACTTACGTGTACGTACATATTTTTGTGAGGATGTTTTtgctaagaaaaatattttgaacatgtatattttgggatatagtttcttttatattatatacTGCCTTAAAAGCACCAACTCAAAAAACCTAAAGTGAAACTACTAATTTACCCCCAACTCATTCCTTTTAATTTAGAtcaaattttattaattacaacAACCCTACACATATGAATGCTGCAAACACTAATCGACACCAACCAAAGTATTCAGACGCGTCCTTCAACAATCAGGTTCTCAACAATGTCACCTGTTTAATCTCCTTAAAAACAAGAAACGGATGGCAGTGCCCAAATCAGACGAAATGGGGAAAATATCAGATTCATAAATCAACCGAGaaacaaaaatcaaacaaacGCTGCTTAGAAATCAATATTTGCTATGAAAATATCTGCAATAGGTACATGAGTCAAAGCAGAGATAGAAACGAAACTTTTCCGCTCCACCTTTAGCATATTTTGGAACGTGTGCTATACAAATTAACTGCGGTGGTGTTCTTTCGTGAATCTTTCGTTTCCTGGATCTCTTCTTTTGCTTTAAAAAGATAACTGGTAAATATATATCTACTAAAATTGTCTTCATTTATCCTTTTGCTTTAATCCATTCTCAAATGTATTTGCCTGGAGCATTTCTCAAATTGATAGAACAGATTTGTGCTTCTGACAATTTGGGAACTGATTATGAAAGTTTCTTGAGACTTCACTTCAATTTTCATAACTGAAGTTCATTACATCTATGctactcggactcttcaaaagtTTCACAACTAAGCATGTTGGATTCTTCAAAAGTAACGAATTTTTGGAGAATTGTCACCCCACGGAATTTTGGTACCGTCATTTCGCTAACTTGCCACCCCACAGAATTTTGGTACCGTCATTTCGCTAACTTGCCACCCCACAGAATTTTGGTACCGTCATTTCGCTAACTTGCCACCCGACAGAATTGTCTCAGCTGGACTATATAATTATAGGACGGTGTGGGTTTGGGTCCAAGACAATGGATGTCCTCACTATGTATAGGTAGGTTCATTCTATCCTACAAATACACGATCTTTGCACTTTAGGTTGATATTAACATTGAAGTTTGAAACATCATAATCTTATTGACATGTGATTTTTAGTAACAAGAAGCAACTTTTGGTGCTTAAATCAAATGTcatttgtattttgtatactttTCACTTATTATCATGTATTGAGTTGAATGTAATGGAAAGAGTCATCCATTCATGTTCTTGGAGAAGAGTCGCAAGAATCTGATTTGTATTATTCTTACATTGACAACAATCCTCTTTTTTAGTCCTTGAACAATAGGAAGACCTCCAATGTCGTTGTCCCTCATTTCTAAAATTAGATCACCACTTGCACAAACTTATTTTATAAGTGGGAAGCCCCGTAGTTGAAAGTTAGATTACCAAAAtaccttaaaaaaaaattacccttCATCCTTAATATAGATTCTAATTCTAAATACTTATACTGTAATACCTTTTACAGAAAGGTGATAGAGACGTCCAAAAGCACCACTTTGTAGTTTAAGTTAATGGGAGGTGGCGTAAATTCTTTGTGGTgttgaattttcaatttccacGTTCACCAAAGCCATAATACACAGTTCACTAAGATGAGTTGCTACCATGTTATTTTCTCTTTAGAAGTTAAATCTGCCTATGCTCTTTCTTCTCACTCTTCAATCTTCTCTGCTTTGAGTTTTGGAAGATATTGATTCTTCAACATTTAATACAGAAAGAGAATGTTGCAGCTAATGATTATTTTATGTGTTAATAAATGAGTTTGCAATTGATTTCTCGAGCGTGGTTCCTACGGTGTGTTTATTGTGGACGTTGGTTAATGAAAACTCATGTAATGGGAGTGGTGGTTGTGGTAATAGTATGGGCGAAACTCAAGTTCAGAATCCAGTTCACCAAATGTTGTGAActaacaaagaaaaagaagaaatgaattgAATCTATGGTCTTTCTGCATCTACTTTGCTAATGTAGTGTTCTCCGCATTGATAGATTTGCATGAGAAGTCGAAGCCTTCGCAAGAAAATCGAAAGAGAAAATATCTGAGGACCGATCTTCTCACTTATACCATCTCTATATCCATCCTTGAAACAGTCTAAAAAGGCTAATGAAACTTAGTTATGTTcatgtgagttttttttttaatcccaCCCTAGTGTCCAATACCTACATTGGAGCTCCAACCAATCTGAATCGCACACTGCAGGGCCTAGGGTGGCGCTTCCAACAGGATTTTCTCTATATCCAGGGttcgaacccgagacctctgattaaggatgaAATAGTCCCACCACTACACCACAATTCATGTTGGTTTGATGTGAGTTCTCTTCATCTATGTACTAGCTCAAAATGAGAGAATTGTCCAATATCACATTTATCAAGTAAAACCAAACAGAGGAAGTATATATAGAGAGACCATCTTCCCGTTAACCACCATGATTTCATCATTCATCAATTTCTCCTAGGAATTCTACATTGGACTCATATacttaatttaatttgatttggtcGATCCCTCTGTTTTGTCTCTCTCCTTCAACAATTATCTGACTCTCCATATAAAAAGTTCGAGTCACAATAATGTTCGACAGTGTCctacatttttcttattttaaacgTGACATGCTAACACTATATATCTAGGCCCTTCACATATATCATATTATAATTTGCTTTTACTTGTCCACTTTGAATTTGTCATGCCTCTTAAAAGATAAcgtttaatatgaatattttgttCAACACTCATATTAATTGATGCATAGTCTTAGGTCTAAGAAAATAATTTAGAGAATTAGTAATTAATGTTAAGGATaacacatgaaaaattatatattttgctcttaatatgcaaaaattgacaagtaaaaataaaaaaaaaaaattaatatagtgaacatgtaaaattgaatGGAGGGAGTACATCATATTTTTTGCAGTAGCGTCTTCATGTTATTTTAACTGTTTGAATATTATCTTTCGATCGCAGTAAATTTTAGTTCATCATAAGAAGGGACGCAGTGAACATGAATGAATTTTTTTGTAactcataaaatataattatatataataaatccaattgatttttttttaattattaaacaaATTATTCAAGGAAAAGAATGgaggaaaaaattcaaaaagaaaaaaaagaggataAATATGAATAGAGGCCATAGAGAGGTATCACATCACTTTATCTGTATCCTCCTCTATATATAGATTAATTCTTGTCCTGTTCTTTTGATGTGTAGACACATCACCTTATCTGTaatcctcctttatatatatagattaattCTTGTCCTGTTCTTTTGATGTGTAGAGAAGAATAAAAGAGATTTGAGTTTAATTTTGAGGAATACACATTCATGATAAAATATTCTTAAGGacaatgtttaaatatttttcctaagATTTCCAATAGTTGATCTATACAAGCAAATATCAATTTTTACGCAATTTCAAGCAAAGGGTGATCAATTTATAATTTGTCAATGAAGGGTCTTCGTTGTTAAACTGACCATCCTTTAGTTTATGAAGATATGCCACAACATATGATTTAGTGATATTTGAAGTTGAAGTTAAAGTTTGAAAAATGACATCGAAAAGTTAAAAGGATAACTATGGTCCTATACGGACACCTTTCATCATATGGTCAATCTGATTGAAAGAAATAAGAGATTACGTATTTTGTAAAAATGGAGCTTTTTGTTCACAGAAAATCTTTATGACTCAAAATATAGGTTTAACAATTGGATGATACAGAAGcaaggaaataaaatatttattgatgTGGCTTCCAAACATTGAAATTACAACAAAAGGATATAACAATTGAAAAAATGATTGGAATATCAAATTAACTAGGACTTCTATGTAAGAAAAAATTGAGATTGACATAGAAATGCATCAAATATATGAATTGGCAATGCGCAGAAGGGTAGTCAAAAGTTGCTCGGGTTTAGACATCATGACCATGTGATCAGATCCTGAGATCTCTTCCACTTCATCCGGTGGATTATTTTCAATCATCCATCGTTGAAATTCTTTCGTCAAACCTTTACTTTCCACAGCAATAATGTACACTCGCCTAACTGATCTGTACCTTTTTCTCAAAAGAACCAGCTCTgttagaagaaagagaagaaagtcccacattggtggtTAATGTGATGGGTGGTCTCCTTATAagacttggacaatcctcctcctcttgagctagcttttggggtgtgagttagtcccaagaccaattttaacatggtatcagagtcaggcccATTCCAAATAtttgttcaccgatgttgggcccccatatatattgtccacgctccagttaGCCTCTGTGTGTTGTCCATGCTACAGTTAGCCTGGGCGTGCGGGCGAGTGTTAAGTATGCCACATCGGAAGaggaaagggtccttggtctccttatatggcttgggcaatcctcctcctcatgagctagcttttggggtgtgagttaggtccaagaccaattttaacatggtatcaaagccagacCCACTCACCCAATGTTGGGCCTCCAGAAAGTCAGACATTGGTGGTTAATGAGATGGGAGGTCTCTTTAT
Coding sequences within:
- the LOC107840327 gene encoding methyl jasmonate esterase 1 isoform X1 encodes the protein MTTFSAAIVSSAAIVGTRTSGQIKRTKVKYMTSGLNSFGGQKANNHVASLGLPMFSLQTPSQTKDSILSGPKAMKHFVLIHTGCHGAWCWYKIVELMKSSGHNVTALDLGASGTNAKQALDVASFSDYLSPLMEFMASLPADEKIVLVGHSFAGLSISKAMETFPEKISAAAFVAALMPGPTFSAANVYTETCGAVIPELDNRVTYDNGPENPPTTLVLGPKFLATNLYQLSPIEDLTMATKLVRPLYLYPAEEISKEMVLSRKKYGSVRRVYIIAAESKGLTKEFQRWMIENNPPDEVEEISGSDHMVMMSKPEQLFTTLLRIANSYI
- the LOC107840327 gene encoding methyl jasmonate esterase 1 isoform X2; amino-acid sequence: MKHFVLIHTGCHGAWCWYKIVELMKSSGHNVTALDLGASGTNAKQALDVASFSDYLSPLMEFMASLPADEKIVLVGHSFAGLSISKAMETFPEKISAAAFVAALMPGPTFSAANVYTETCGAVIPELDNRVTYDNGPENPPTTLVLGPKFLATNLYQLSPIEDLTMATKLVRPLYLYPAEEISKEMVLSRKKYGSVRRVYIIAAESKGLTKEFQRWMIENNPPDEVEEISGSDHMVMMSKPEQLFTTLLRIANSYI